Proteins encoded in a region of the Apostichopus japonicus isolate 1M-3 chromosome 19, ASM3797524v1, whole genome shotgun sequence genome:
- the LOC139959870 gene encoding uncharacterized protein: MAINTAHSGAGIILFGGEQLLRKEDNVELSFENAPKIDHLKGTKKGDIYLTNQRLIFKSSANDLLQSFSMPFYYMKDFEIKQPTFGANYLGGRILAQPGGDWQGEARFKLTFKSGGAVTVGQALIKIAKQAPTQPPPHPKAQGTAPQPAAQPYPQPVPQAYPQGYPQGYPQQQPYPAYYPPQGQVPPQGYAYPTQPYYPPQQTAPPVPPGELPPPYEYAVGNGMPQTGNAYYTPTNPGQVYVPQPPTATLPTAPPADEYQKQKFE, encoded by the exons ATGGCCATCAACACCGCACACAGTGGTGCAGGGATAATTCTTTTTGGAGGAGAGCA ACTCTTACGGAAGGAGGACAATGTGGAACTTTCCTTTGAGAATGCTCCAAAGATTGACCACTTAAAAGGAACGAAAAAGGGAGACATTTATCTTACCAATCAGAGA CTTATTTTCAAGTCATCTGCTAACGATCTGCTTCAGTCATTTTCTATGCCGTTCTACTACATGAAAGATTTTGAAATCAAACAGCCGACCTTTGGAGCAAATTATCTCGGTGGGAGGATACTGGCTCAACCTGGAG GTGATTGGCAAGGAGAGGCCAGATTCAAATTAACCTTTAAATCAGGAGGAGCAGTAACTGTTGGTCAGGCACTCATCAAAATTGCGAAACAAG CACCAACACAACCACCACCTCATCCAAAGGCGCAAGGAACAGCACCACAACCTGCTGCCCAGCCATATCCACAACCAGTTCCACAAGCATATCCACAGGGATATCCCCAAGGGTATCCTCAACAACAACCATATCCTGCATACTATCCTCCCCAGGGCCAGGTACCACCCCAGGGATATGCATACCCCACACAACCCTACTATCCTCCTCAACAAACAGCACCTCCAG TTCCACCAGGTGAACTGCCTCCACCCTATGAGTATGCTGTAGGTAATGGAATGCCCCAAACAG GCAATGCCTACTACACACCAACAAATCCTGGACAGGTCTATGTTCCTCAACCACCGACTGCTACCCTCCCA ACGGCGCCACCCGCAGATGAATACCAGaaacaaaagtttgaataa